A stretch of the Lactuca sativa cultivar Salinas chromosome 9, Lsat_Salinas_v11, whole genome shotgun sequence genome encodes the following:
- the LOC111888191 gene encoding uncharacterized protein LOC111888191, with the protein MSLEKLFIQFFERKDWIIEQAQQQADAYTEQLASRLLIDGITPPPCLLNPRFNSGSSHPHELKKEEIISKLLLQHPRESLRYSTGGPFLYDRPVVSRGNGQLPNEVSMETHAPNKGGNVTNGQPVTLACPNVDIGCSLNRVNEQDDSVNSPQKEHEMDARISSIYAAPDTSLARIQRSKSRQKALELRTSAKTSAKSCLGDESRTRISFTGGEVSKSDFHQVTQDKRPSEPGICNDISGANSVAAEGKGRTRFSGRLAGSSTSDEKHSSMSDLSKTNDQEELDGGILAQSTGQHSGHADGVMEGVNLLDISLGSYGAKKSAIGNTNDTQRQSKPYSGRITRSKGSTQQTGGLNKSLEVGTSASYKPKEGSIGALCYSIGDLKHGVDASNKLLDAVKTSQVCSDRVRETQVTCNSKDVKQSVISSNIATSRVTNSKSESMKECPLDANHREDGETVVGNGPIDAPVAMQPVNSVKKLDPVTMCTESDGLPLKQSSECCILVKPKQLNFDEMDGCDSNKVSSLLSKKRRLDGLLGQDCNPLMDSALLKDQKSSGTFFEQQSSQSKSARVHSHEDIDVCTNMETMNVGLDMYENPVVEDCMLSKKRMSDGLLGQECNPSMDSASSIDPNFSGTFIEKQLPLENVESRKSKASMTHSHDSSIECANDETMNIDLDTNENPMVEGGMLSKKRMPDGLLGMDSASSIDHKSSGTSIEQQLPMENVNSSQSKTARTNSHDNFDECAKDEMMNIGLNMDENRIGEDVEHNPKVSLHVDDAAALCEVDVHDENASDDFIPVSEDLKQSITSCLSKQGDKDSEDCLDLDPSKSNWKLNSAKVNTWPQDLHRNADDRKKCFSDSRHVQGDAIHCDLEASENDFHISQSDGIIQSFEKRVHDETEVQATEATVAEVEDDTLKQSRPSLIKTSNDDVGVPVVDSDETMPEYEGFTIDEKELENAEGGGGIDFDRLELPSSPIKRASLLAQICKSASMNTPFSKFSSATFNQHQVQDLYGIILDEDDFKKDTDISGSDCGYSFPTQQKIFDSLPFSGTPFNWESKNYYSSPVGIGKLWDRSTSSSGSSENRLSSNPEHTCFPIEEDEDPNSNEETENDELQANEQTEMEIVTTENDDEVETGIVSKVENQLAEREPPSGPMKYRDRCSSNSVNIQMNIPRTNDKLKYKSKFHPGVSRTPSVSTRASIRRNASLQTQNSKNMRSAIKRPTQRNNIVSNVTSFVSIVQQKQAAAVCPGKRDIKVKALEAAEAAKRREQEKENERRMKKEALKIERARVGKENAREMELNKKRKLEEMKKKEADVAARKKQREEDERKQIAKKRKIAETRKEQKAQQHEKSRHVGGGSKKGSENKNAFDEKGSQRHEKSYAADVIIQQLTPFPEKDKETKSPGQVGSVMLTSQEKSYDISPYQCSDEEDEDEEELPTKKFIPSWANKRAVAMVLPLQEKVDLETIFPTGSFCSMDEVVLPRRLQPQ; encoded by the exons ATGTCGTTGGAGAAGTTGTTCATTCAATTCTTCGAGCGCAAAGACTGGATCATCGAACAAGCCCAGCAGCAAGCCGATGCGTACACCGAGCAACTTGCTTCTAGGCTCCTTATCGATGGAATTACACCTCCTCCATGCCTTTTGAACCCCAGATTTAACTCTGGCTCTTCGCATCCCCATG AGTTGAAAAAAGAAGAGATCATCTCCAAGCTCTTACTTCAACATCCGCGGGAGTCTCTTCGCTATTCAACTGGTGGCCCTTTTCTGTATGACAGACCAGTTGTTTCCAGGGGTAATGGGCAGTTACCAAATGAAGTGTCCATGGAAACCCATGCTCCTAACAAAGGTGGCAATGTGACCAATGGACAACCTGTGACACTTGCTTGTCCTAATGTTGACATAGGATGCAGCTTAAACCGAGTTAATGAGCAAGATGACAGTGTTAACTCTCCTCAGAAAGAGCATGAGATGGATGCTAGAATATCAAGCATTTATGCTGCACCAGACACTTCACTTGCTAGAATTCAGAGGTCCAAGTCAAGGCAAAAAGCTCTAGAGCTTCGAACTAGTGCAAAAACTTCAGCCAAGAGTTGTTTAGGTGATGAAAGTAGAACCCGTATTTCTTTTACTGGAGGCGAAGTATCCAAAAGTGATTTCCATCAAGTCACTCAAGATAAGCGCCCTTCAGAACCAGGCATATGCAACGATATCAGTGGAGCAAATTCAGTGGCAGCAGAAGGAAAGGGTAGAACCAGGTTTAGTGGTAGACTTGCAGGGTCTAGCACTTCTGATGAAAAACATAGTTCTATGAGCGATCTTTCCAAAACCAATGATCAGGAAGAATTAGATGGTGGTATCCTGGCACAGTCAACAGGTCAACATTCTGGTCATGCTGATGGTGTTATGGAAGGGGTTAATCTTCTTGACATCTCTTTGGGAAGTTATGGAGCCAAAAAGTCAGCAATTGGCAACACAAACGATACACAAAGGCAAAGCAAACCTTATTCTGGTAGAATTACCAGGTCTAAGGGTTCAACCCAACAAACTGGTGGGCTAAACAAGTCCTTAGAAGTGGGCACATCTGCTTCTTACAAACCAAAGGAAGGTAGTATAGGTGCACTTTGTTATTCTATTGGTGATTTGAAGCATGGAGTTGATGCCTCCAACAAGTTACTAGATGCAGTCAAAACTTCGCAGGTTTGTAGTGATAGAGTGAGGGAGACACAAGTTACTTGTAACAGTAAAGATGTAAAACAGTCTGTAATTTCCTCCAATATTGCTACTTCTCGAGTTACAAATTCCAAGTCTGAATCTATGAAAGAATGTCCACTTGATGCTAACCACAGAGAAGATGGTGAAACTGTTGTGGGAAATGGGCCCATAGATGCTCCAGTTGCAATGCAGCCTGTAAATTCTGTAAAAAAGTTGGATCCTGTCACCATGTGCACTGAATCAGATGGTTTACCCTTAAAGCAATCTTCTGAGTGTTGTATTCTTGTTAAACCTAAGCAACTGAACTTTGATGAAATGGATGGATGCGATTCAAATAAAGTTAGTAGTCTGCTTTCCAAGAAGAGAAGGCTGGATGGATTGTTGGGACAGGATTGCAATCCCTTAATGGATTCAGCTTTGTTAAAAGATCAGAAATCCAGTGGTACTTTCTTTGAGCAGCAGTCAAGCCAATCGAAGTCTGCAAGGGTACATTCTCATGAGGATATTGATGTGTGTACAAATATGGAGACAATGAATGTTGGTTTGGATATGTATGAGAATCCAGTGGTGGAGGATTGTATGCTTTCCAAGAAGAGAATGTCAGATGGATTGTTGGGACAGGAATGCAATCCTTCAATGGATTCTGCTTCATCAATAGATCCTAATTTCAGTGGTACTTTCATTGAGAAGCAATTACCATTGGAGAATGTAGAATCAAGAAAATCGAAAGCTTCAATGACACATTCTCATGACAGTTCTATTGAGTGTGCAAATGATGAGACAATGAATATTGATTTGGACACGAATGAGAATCCAATGGTGGAGGGTGGTATGCTTTCCAAGAAGAGAATGCCAGATGGATTGTTGGGAATGGATTCTGCTTCATCAATAGATCATAAGTCCAGTGGTACTTCCATTGAGCAGCAGTTACCAATGGAGAATGTAAACTCAAGCCAATCAAAAACTGCAAGGACAAATTCCCATGATAACTTTGATGAGTGTGCAAAAGATGAGATGATGAACATTGGTTTGAACATGGATGAGAACAGAATAGGGGAGGATGTTGAACACAACCCTAAGGTTTCCCTACATGTTGATGATGCTGCTGCTCTGTGTGAG GTTGATGTTCATGATGAAAATGCTTCTGATGATTTTATACCTGTCTCTGAAGATCTCAAGCAATCTATTACTTCATGTTTATCCAAACAAGGAGACAAGGATTCTGAGGATTGCTTGGATCTTGATCCTTCAAAATCCAATTGGAAACTGAATTCTGCCAAAGTGAATACATGGCCACAGGACCTTCACAGGAATGCTGATGACCGAAAAAAATGCTTCTCTGATTCCAGACATGTTCAAGGTGATGCTATTCATTGTGATCTTGAAGCATCTGAAAATGATTTCCATATCTCCCAATCAGATGGCATTATTCAGAGCTTTGAAAAGCGAGTTCATGATGAGACGGAGGTTCAAGCTACAGAG GCAACTGTTGCTGAAGTGGAGGATGACACACTCAAACAGTCTAGACCAAGTTTGATCAAAACAAGTAATGATGATGTTGGTGTTCCTGTGGTTGACTCTGATGAAACTATGCCTGAGTATGAGGGTTTTACCATAGATGAAAAGGAACTGGAAAATGCTGAAGGTGGTGGTGGAATAGATTTTGACAGGCTGGAATTGCCAAGTTCCCCAATCAAAAGAGCCAGCCTTCTAGCACAAATCTGCAAATCTGCTAGCATGAATACACCATTTTCCAAGTTTTCATCTGCTACATTTAATCAACATCAAGTTCAAGACCTGTATGGGATCATCCTTGATGAGGATGATTTCAAAAAGGATACTGATATTTCAGGAAGTGATTGTGGTTATTCTTTTCCAACACAGCAGAAGATTTTTGATTCACTTCCATTTTCTGGTACTCCATTTAATTGGGAGTCAAAGAATTATTATTCCTCTCCTGTTGGTATTGGAAAGCTCTGGGACAGGTCAACATCAAGTTCAGGCAGTTCAGAGAATCGATTAAGCTCAAATCCTGAACATACTTGCTTCCccattgaagaagatgaagatcctAACAGTAATGAAGAAACTGAAAATGATGAACTTCAAGCAAATGAACAGACAGAAATGGAAATTGTAACAACAGAAAATGATGATGAGGTGGAGACTGGAATTGTTTCAAAAGTAGAAAATCAACTTGCTGAAAGAGAACCACCCTCTGGGCCCATGAAATATCGCGATAGATGTAGTTCAAATTCTGTGAACATACAAATGAACATCCCTAGGACTAATGATAAGTTAAAATACAAGTCCAAATTTCATCCTGGAGTTAGCCGGACCCCATCAGTTTCCACACGTGCCAGTATTAGAAGGAATGCATCCCTTCAGACTCAAAACAGTAAAAATATGAGAAGTGCAATAAAAAGGCCAACACAGCGTAACAATATTGTATCAAATGTGACATCCTTTGTTTCAATTGTTCAACAAAAACAAGCAGCTGCAGTTTGCCCAg GTAAGAGAGATATAAAAGTGAAGGCTCTGGAGGCAGCTGAGGCTGCAAAACGACGTGAACAGGAAAAGGAAAACGAGAGGAGGATGAAGAAAGAAGCATTGAAGATTGAGAGGGCAAGAGTTGGGAAAGAAAATGCAAGAGAAATGGAattaaataaaaagagaaaactGGAGGAAATGAAGAAAAAAGAAGCTGACGTGGCAGCAAGGAAAAAACAAAGGGAGGAAGATGAGAGAAAGCAAATTGCTAAAAAAAGAAAGATTGCTGAAACACGAAAAGAGCAGAAAGCACAACAACATGAAAAATCACGACATGTTGGTGGTGGAAGTAAAAAAGGATCTGAAAATAAAAATGCTTTTGATGAAAAGGGTTCTCAAAGACATGAGAAAAGCTATGCAGCAGACGTCATCATCCAACAACTTACACCTTTTCCTGAAAAG GATAAGGAAACAAAGTCACCTGGACAAGTGGGATCGGTGATGTTGACTAGTCAAGAAAAATCATATGACATTTCCCCATATCAATGctctgatgaagaagatgaagatgaagaagaactaCCCACCAAAAAGTTTATTCCATCATGGGCCAA TAAAAGAGCTGTGGCGATGGTTCTGCCATTGCAGGAGAAGGTTGACCTGGAAACAATATTTCCAACAGGAAGCTTTTGCAGTATGGATGAAG TTGTCCTCCCTCGGAGGCTACAGCCACAATAG